From Apium graveolens cultivar Ventura chromosome 9, ASM990537v1, whole genome shotgun sequence, the proteins below share one genomic window:
- the LOC141683998 gene encoding histone H1-like translates to MSTSVEASKAAAEPPKKVVSEKKSKPAAKPVKEKKVKVSKPKSAKTTAHPTYFEMIKEAISALKERGGSSPYAIAKYMEDKHKAVLPANFRKILGLQLKNCATKGKLTKVKASYKLTETVKAPKVGKKVDKVKKTVAAKAKPVKKTEAAVKKAKTKTKKAVAPAVKKTKKRAAPPAKAKAKQPKSIKSPAAKKAKKAVA, encoded by the exons ATGTCGACAAGTGTAGAAGCTTCCAAGGCCGCCGCTGAGCCACCGAAGAAGGTGGTTTCCGAGAAGAAGTCCAAGCCGGCGGCAAAGCCGgtgaaggagaagaaagttaaggTCTCCAAGCCTAAATCTGCCAAAACTACTGCTCATCCTACCTACTTTGAG atgatcaaggaagcAATCTCAGCACTGAAGGAGAGAGGCGGATCAAGTCCATACGCAATTGCAAAATACATGGAAGACAAGCATAAGGCGGTGCTACCAGCTAATTTCCGAAAAATTCTAGGGCTCCAATTGAAGAACTGCGCTACCAAAGGCAAATTGACCAAGGTCAAGGCATCCTACAAGCTTACTGAGACTGTGAAGGCGCCTAAGGTTGGGAAGAAAGTCGACAAGGTAAAGAAGACTGTTGCTGCCAAGGCCAAGCCTGTGAAGAAGACTGAGGCGGCGGTGAAAAAGGCGAAGACTAAGACCAAGAAGGCGGTTGCTCCTGCTGTGAAGAAGACGAAGAAGAGAGCAGCGCCACCTGCTAAGGCCAAGGCTAAGCAGCCCAAGTCTATTAAGTCTCCTGCTGCCAAGAAAGCGAAGAAGGCTGTTGCTTAA